The Nitrospirota bacterium region TGGTTCTGGCGAATCCGGCGCTGCTGCCCAAACATCCCGGCTATCCGGCTCGCGGGAATGCCAATGATGCAGGGCAGGTCAACCTGACGCAGACGCAGTCCCTCAAGGCTTCGGCCGCGTCGGAGGATGCGCATACGGGCCAGGCGCTCGCGGACTCGAATAACGGCAGAAAGCTGCAGTCGCAAGGCGCCGGCCGACTGCCGACGGTGCAAGGACCCAACATCAAAATCATGCCGCCGGTCGCCGAAGCAACGCGCATGCCCAAGAACTAGCCGTCGATTCGCGCAAGAGGAAGGCCGTTCTCCGAATGGCTTTTCCCCATACGCCACGGTCCGGTTGCAGGGGGCCCCGCAACCAGACCTCCATCTTTCGGCCTCACATCAAGGAGCAGGACATGATGCACACGACACGTATCGCGGTAGGAATCGCCATGGGAGTAACATTGGTCGTGGGCGGGCTCGTCTGGAGCAAGGACCGAGGCCAGGATAAACAGGAGGAGAACAAGCAGGTGGTGGCGATGGCGACGGTGGCCACCGTCACCGTCGAGCAAGCCATCAAGACTGCGCTCGAGAACTTTCCCGGCAAGGTGATCGAGGCCGAGTTGGGGAAGAAACAGGACAAGACGGTGTGGGAAGTTGAGATCCTGACGGCCGAGCAGGGCCTCATGGTCGTGCATATCGATGCCGGCTCTGGCTTGGTCATCAACACCGAGGAGAAATAGGCCGGACCAACTCCGACGCCTGCAGTGTGGGCAGGACCTGCGGGCGTCGGAAAGCCATAGCGCTGCCGCAGGACAGGATGATCCCCAGTTTGCGGGAACGACGAGGAGATGGGTGATGACACCCGAAGAGCGCATCGCGAATATGACGAAAGCGATCCAGCAAGCCATCAAGGTGATGGGGGATCGGTTCGGATCGACGGAAGGCGACGTTGCGAGGGCGATTGAGGCGCTGAAGGTCTCGCTGCAGGCGTCATCGGACCAGGCTCCCAAACCGCCTGCCCAGCCAGTCGGCCAACCGATCGGATAGCACGTCACGAACAGGACCGGTCGGACTCGTGTGCGCGCGAGCCGAATCCGGCGGTCTCAAGCAACCGAGCGTGGTGAACATCTTCACGCAGTCCTCAGTGTACCCGAGGTCTGCACCGGAGCAGTGCCGAGGCGCGCTCGATGGGGAACGTCATGGCGGAGAGGATATATGTGGGGGGCTTGTCGGACCTCGTCACGGACAAGCAATTGGGCGAACTGTGTGCTCCGCACGGGACGGTCAAGTCGGCGCTTGTGATCACCGATCAGTGGACAGGCAAGTCACGCGGGTATGGGTTTGTCGAGATGGGATCGGCGGAGGAGAGTCAAAACGTCGTCGCCGCGCTCAATGCCATCCTGCTGGAGGGGCAGAGGCTGCGATGTTTCTTGGCCTAATCCGATGCCGGTGCCGCAGACCGTCTGCCGTCGAATCTCGTCGGGCGCGGCGCCGTGCCCGACGTTGACACAGTCTGGCAGGCACGACGTCAGGCGCTCGGCCGTATGTCATTCAGGTCGGGCATAGTGATCAACAGGCGTTGGTCGCCGGTCTGTCCGATGATGGACAGGGCCGCCTGAACCAGGAACCGCCGGCCGCTTTTTCGCAGTCCCTGCAGTTGCACGGCCAGAGGTTTCCCCGAAGTCCCTTGCGGGTCGGCTTCCTGCCGAAGTTGGGCCACGACGCGCAGCCAATCCGGCTCGGCGATCAAGAGGGTGATCGGTTTTCCCGCAACCGCAACCGCGTCGTACTCAAATCCTTGCAACGCGGGTTCGTTGATCGCCTCGATGCGGCCGTCCGGCTGAGTCAGAATGATGGGCATAGGGGAAGCCTGGATCAGCCCCCTGGCGCTCTGTTCGGTCTTCAGCCATGCGTGTAAGGTCCGTTGCAGCAAGGCGGTGCGTTCAGCCACTTGCTCCTTGAGCTTCACGTTTGTCCATTGCAACTCGCCGTGCTGCCGCTTGATGATCTGTTCCATCTCGGCAAACGCTTTCCACAAAGACTTGACCTCGTCGCGTGACTCCGAGCCCCGCGCGCCGTGGGGTTCGGTCGAAGACGGCAGTCCGGTC contains the following coding sequences:
- a CDS encoding RNA-binding protein; this translates as MAERIYVGGLSDLVTDKQLGELCAPHGTVKSALVITDQWTGKSRGYGFVEMGSAEESQNVVAALNAILLEGQRLRCFLA